The nucleotide window CCAGCAGCAGCTCCCTGTCACCACCTGCAAGCCCCTCCTCTAAGACAAAAAAGTGGGGGGGATCTGGGGGACACTCTGTTGGCCCTTTGCAGGGAGTGGGGGCACCACAGCCATGGAAGAGGTCTAGGGCTCTAAATAGTTCCATCTATTGATCTGGCATCATCGGGCTGCTGACCAGCTGCAGAGGCACCCATTTGGGAGTAGCTTCTCCTTACAGGCAAGCCCTGGGTTCAAAGATTTATCAATTGAATGGGAACCATTGTAAGATCAGATATTAACGAAAGAAAGCAATGGTTAAAGTTGTTAGGGGCCCTTTGCAGCTCCCCAGCCTGACCTAAAGTTACACAAATAGATGAGGCTTTGGCATCTTGCCCCAGCTGGTCCCCCACGGGTGAGACTTTAGCATTGGGGAGGCTAGGAAAGGCCCAGGTTCCCCTTTCTTTCACACCCTCACAACATCCTTACCTATTAGGCTCTGCCCCACGGCATAAAGACCCCATCTAAGCTGAATCAAGTTTGAGGCAGGAACTGGGGGGCAATTCAGGATGGCTTCTGGGAGATAGGGAGCCCAAGGTGGAGTGGGATGAAGAGGAGTTTGGGAAAGACACGGGAGAGGAGAGATTAGGTGATGAGGTACAGGGGCCAAGATTAGCAGGGCCCATGGCTCTGTAAGTGAGAGGGGAATAGAAGTTAGGTAGGGTTGTCCATGCacatccctcccacctcaggCTGCTTGAGCAGCCCCCTTCCCAGGGAGGTTGAGTGCTCTTAGCCCCCAAGGTGTTGGGCATTGCTGGAAAGCAAGCACTACAGGGTTTCCCAGTCAtctggggactggtctttctcTTGGAGCCTCTTTAAATTGTATTTTGGAGAGGGTTGGGGGGGGAGTCCTCCCCAAACTCAAGCAAAGTCTTCTTGTGGGTGGCTGCTGCCACCTAGTGTCCAACTGCTATATCTGTTTACCGGCATAGTCTGAAGgggtctcagttcagtcgctcagcggtgtccgactctatgcaaccccaaggactgcagcacgccaggcttccctgtccatcacctactcccagagtttactcagactcatgtctattaagtcggtgatgccatccaaccatctcatcctctgtcgtccccttctcctgccttcaatctttcccaacatcagggtcttttcaaatgagtcagttctttgcatcaggtggccaaagtattggagtttcagcttcagcataagtcctttcaatgaatatccagggctgatttcctttaggatggactgggggCTACCCGGTCTTTAAAAACAGCATCTGAAGTAGCCACAGGCTGGGCAGGGTAGCTGTAAACTCCCAGAGAGAGCAGACTTGAAGGAGAGGAAGAACCTAAATCTTCCGTTTCTAGGTTCAGCTCACTGCAACCACTTTTGTCTCAATGTAAGCAGAAGGTGTTATGTAGCTAGACCTAGGAAATAGAAGTGAGAGTCCAGAGGGGCTAAAAGTTGTGGGGCCTAAGGGTTTGGAGGGCATGTGGAATAGGAAGCAGGCAGAcctggttctttttatttttcagctgtgctgagcagtttgcaggatcttggttcccttcccaaagattgaacctggaccctctgccttggaagcatggagttctaaccactggacagccagggaattctccagacctGGTTCTGATTCTGCTTTTGCTTGCGTGTCCTTAACTCTCCGAGTCTCCATTTCTACATGTGTAAAACTAAGAGTAACCCCTTCTCTGTATTACAGGCAAGGCTGTTGAGAAGATTTACTGAACACATGGATATGAAAGCAGTTTGAAAAACTGGCACAGGCGTGCTGAGGGATTATTGAgccatataataataataacagtaactgAGAGGTCACCGCAGCCTGGAGCCACGTCCCTGGAGCTCCTGGAAAgggcagagtgaagtgagccttGGGTAGGAATGGGCACTGCCCTCCCTGATTACAGAAGTTCTGGGGCTGGCCTCATTCTTGGAGCTACCCCAGGAAAGGTCTGGATTGTTTCAGAGGAATTCAGCCTAGTCCccagaaggagaaactgaggcccaaagaggtgGAGGGCCTGTCCTGAACCACTGAGCTACAGATCTGGGAACAAGAGGCCCGTTGGACTGCAGCCATTACAGCCTTGGTTTTCCCCTCCTCTGGATGGGAACAGCTCAGAGCTGGGGCCCCAGAGACCACGGAGGCAGGAAGCTCTCCTTCACTGTGGTACAGTGGGAATCAAGGCCCCCAGGTCCCCATTATCCCTCCTCCTGTGCTGGCCTCCCCGCACTCGCCCCTCCCTGAAAGTCCTCCCACATTCCTCCGGGCAACAGGAAACCCCAGCTGCAGCCCAGACTTCAAACAGCTCCTCCCTCTGGGCAGGGGGTGTGGGAGGAGAGGCCAGAGGCCAGGGGGCAAAGGTCAGCTTTGTTCCTGCCGGAGGTGGTGAGggaccgggggtgggggtggggtggggcagggtagAGCCCTTGACAGCCACACAGTACATGCGGGTAAATTCCTGTGTCCATCAGTGTGCTCGGTTCTCACTGTCAGCCTGTGTCTGGGAGTGAAACTGTATCCTTGGCTTCCTTCTGGTTCGAGGTCCTGAGTTCTGGGTTTGCGTGTATGtcattatgtgtgtgtttgtccgGGTGCTCAGCCTGGGGTCCCACTGACGATTCTGTAGGTGTCGTCATCTGTGCTGATACGTCTGGTTCACAGGCTTGCCCAGAGCTCTGTGTCCTATGAGTGTGACCTGGTGTGATTCTTTGTGTCCAAGAAGGGTGTTTTTCTCCCGCCTCTTCCCGACCTGGCCTTCCTCCGTGTGGGTCACCAGTGGGTTCCCTTCGGAAAGTGAATCTGACTCTTTTACTCCCCTGCTCAGAACTCTTCAGTGACTTCCTGTGACCCAAGGTTTGGAATCCTAGCTTGAGTACACAGCAGACAACCCCTGCTGACCTCACCAACTTCATTTTTAGCCACAGATCCCCCTCAAAATTTTCACTCCAATCACAGCTACTTAATTTTAACTCTTCACAGTCCCATTTCCTGCCTCTGATCTACTTAATTCTATCAAGTCTGGATGGCCCTCTCTTGCTTTTATCAAGCAAACTGATTCCTTTTCCAAGTTTCCGGTAACACCTCCTGTGAGAAGATGTCCCCCTCCCAGTTGCGTTAGTACCCTCTCCTGATCTCCAACATCTGCTTTGCCTGTGCCCTTCACGCTCACCGCCAGTAAATTGTGAGCTTTCTGAGAGCATGAACTGTACTGAATGACTGTCTCTCCCATCCTCAGGATGGTTCTGAAGGTTTCTTCTATCCCAGAAAGTTTCCTGCAGTGTTGGATGTAGTGCCCAGAATGGCCACTAGAGAGAGTACAGACATCACTGCAAGACCAtccaggggtgggtgggtgggtgcgggTGTGTATCtctgggagtgggagggagactTTGATATGGTACCTGGGAGAGAACTCCTGGAGTGGATCGTGGGTCCACCCAGCTCAGTACCGGAGCAGTGGGATCCAGAATAGACTCATCCCAATATGTCCTAAGCCACCCAGACTTTTTCTCTCTGACGTTTCTCAACTCAGGGACCATAACCTTTGGTTTCCTGACCCTCCAGTATCTTTTGTCTCCGGCCTTCCAGCCTCCTTCTTCCATGCCTCATCCTTTGCCTCAGCCCTCCCATATATAATTATTTGCACTTGCCTGACTTGACCTTGCTCTACAATACCTCTGGACCTTTGCACAAGCTGTTCCCTCAGTGGGAGATGATCTCACCCTCTGGCTGCTTCACCAGGCAGACTTTTCTGTCACTTCCTCCAAGAAGTCTCCCTTGGCCTCCAGACTGACCTTGCCCCTAAGTGTTGTAATTGTTTACTGTTCTGCCTCCTGGTCAGGACCAGCCTACAGGAGACATCAGTAGATGTGTGTGAAATTAataaatgagtcggctcttttaTGAAAACAGTCCAGCACACGTGGGGCTACCCCCACCCCTAACCTGCAGCATGTCTTCCCTGGGCCTGACTCTGGGTTAGTATCACACTTTCTCATGCTGTTCCATCAAATAAGGGAATGAGACACAGAGGGATGCCCGAGACTCTGAAGTCGCAAAAATCTGGCttcaaatcctgactctatcatccagctgagtgaccttgagcaagcgTTGTGGCCTTTCAGAGTCTTTGTTTCCACTTTGGTAAAACGAGAATAGTCCTACTTCTACGCTGCCTCATGGTGAGGCTCGAATTAGATGGTGCATGTGAAACACCCAGCATTAGTCAATTAGGTGTCCTCCTCCCCCACCATGAACTTGGAAATAAAATTGCCCTCTGAGTCTTAAGCCAGTAAAATCATGCATCGCAgaggagaggagccaggtgggggaGTGAATGAGGCGAGAGATGGTTTTGTAAATGACTGAAGAGTTTTGTGAACGGTGGAAACCGCAATCAAGGTGACCCCCCTGTAATCTCAGGGAGGCAGGGTGAGGATGTGATTGAAATTGAGAAAACAGAGGCCTAATCAATTGCATTGTGCTCTATCTGACGGGAACAGAAGGATGCACAGAAAAGGGGGTGCAAGGGAGAATTCATTCGGCTGCATCAGAGGGAGGGACGGGGAACCAGTAGACAGAGGGATTCCAGGCTCAGGCAGCTCTGGTCTCCGCTGAGGAGTCACAGGGACCTGGGGGACTCCAGATGGCTCACTGCCCTGCTGGGCCATCATCTAAACTAAATGGATATCCAGGTACCAGGCAGAGCCCCTTGGGGGCAGACAGGAATATTCTGGTCCCAAGAAAAGACTCTAGAGACTAAGAGCACTGATTTTGGAGTCAGAGGACTTGGTTCAGACCCCTGCTCTGCCATTTATGTCCTATAGACTACTTCACTCTGCCTCAGTCTTCTTATTGGTAAAATCAAGATATAATAGCTATTTCTTCATAAGACTTTCTGAGGACTAAATGGCAGCATGCGTGTATAGGATGCCTTACACAGAGTGAATGATCTGTAAATGGTAGCGACAAAGACAACTAACATGTATTGTGCGTTTTATTGCCAtttcccagaagaagaaattgaGGCTTGGAGCGATTAATAGCTTGCGCAACATGACACAATCAGCAAGTGGTAGAGGCCGGATTCACAACATGACACAACAGTTCCAGAGCTGTCCTCTTATTTGCTTACTCCACGGCAAGTGGAAACACTGGGCCTCTGATTTAAACATCAGGTTCTTGTGAATTTCGTTGGCCAGAGACCATGGCCTTCTGGAAGCCTTGTCCCCTGAGACTTGGAGTATGCAAAGCGAAGGCTCCCAGCGCTGTGACCACTTCTCTAGGCAGTCATTTGGCTTCTCTGCATCTTATTGCTCCGGTTCAGCCATCCCTAGCAGAGGGCTGAGCGCAGGGAAAGCTCCATCTGCACTGGCCACCTCATCCTGTTCCTTTGGGGAGTCACTCAATTTGGGGAGTTTCCAGAGAATCGTTCTACCAATATTTAGAGACAGTAGCATCCCCTAAGCATCCACTGGGGCAGACAGGATCCTTTCCCAAAACCCAGAGGTAGCAAGGGGTCCTTGGTTCAGATTCCAGCTCtgtctcatatatatatgtgaactTGGTACATCAGGTAATCcctgggccttagtttcctcacctgtaaatggGGGTGCTAATCATAGAATCAGATTCAGGACTCTATTAAATGAAAAGATGACCGTAAACACATCAGGCATTCAGCTGACATTTAATAAatgagttattattattactactatttcTCCCCAGCCTGACTGTGAACTCCTTCAGGACAGGGACAGATCTTGTTCAGGTCTGTGTTCCCAGGCTCCTGCCTAGCAAAGGGCCCTTCACAGAGCCAATACTTAGTCATTATTTGCCAAGCATAGCTGTAATTCCCAGCTCCCAGACTCTTTCCCCTGGCTATTCTTTTAGTAAGTTAAGGGTCAACACTTCTTGATGGGAGAAGGGGGAATCCTTATTCCCGGTTCTTGTTTCCACCCAGAGTCACATCAGCTACAGGAGTTTCTCAAAGGGGGACCCAGGGGGTAGAACAAGTCTTCACTGCACAGGTACATGTCAGAATGTTAAATACCCCACTTCCTGTCCGTTGCATGCCTGCAGGAGCCAccccgccccctccacccccccccacgccccccccccccggcccatCACTGTGACTAACAGAACTGCCTCCAAACCTCTCCAAAAGCCCCTTGGAGGCAGAGTTGTCCTAAGTGAAATCCAAGGAGCTAGACTCTCAGGCCTCTGCCCACCCAGCCCTACCCTTGTCCCTTCTGGGGAGCTTCAGAGGATCCACTGTGGTCCTCCCCCCCGCCTCAGTGGAGGAGGCCTGAGGTTCTGCTGAGGTGCCTGTGATGAACAGTAAATCTGCTGAAATGAAGTAAAGACTTAGTGAAACCACTGCATGCAGACTGAAAGCCACATCAGTAATAAAGGGGATATTTTGATCTCCAGTTACTTGATTCTATATCCATCTCTCAGTTCATCCTGAGCTCATATGAGGATGAGATTCAGGACTTTGGGGTGTCCTAGAACACACCTTGGGTACCCTGTGATTAGCAGTCGTTAGGGCTCTCTctaacctcctcctcctcctcccagcagcTAAAATGGGCCCATTCACCTCCCACTGACCACCGTCCCTCCCACAGGAAAAGATTTTCATGGCTCAAGGATTCATATGGTCACTCTTCTTATTTACAAAATCAGTAAACACACACATGATTCAGAGAGGTGATGAGCCCTCAGCAACCCTCTCCTTCGCCCTGGGCTTGGACCCCAGTCGTGTACTACAGCATCCAGCCAGTGGGAAAGGGATCCACCAGAGACTTTCTCTGTGTTTGTAACTTACAGACATGAGAGAATTGAGTAGGTGAATTCTGGGGATCTGGACCAGGGTGGGTTGACAGGTAGGAAAGAAGGGACAGGAGCTAAGTGAGGGAGAGGATATACAATTTTAtaaataactagaaaaaaaatctcagcatttcttttttggggggacgGAGCAGAGGCAGGAAAGCTAGAGGCATGTAGGGGCTTAAGTGGGAAGAGGAGAGATAGAGCTTGGGGCCAGAGTGGGTGAGGGATGATCTCTGAGCCTCGATTTGTCCCATCTCTAAAATGAACAGGTTGCCCTAGATGAACCCAAAGCAACTTGCTTGCTCTGACATGCTAGGACTCTATAGGGTTCTAGGCCTGGGGGTTTTGGGACCAGAGCCCTAGAAATAGGAAGGGGTTGGCGGGCACCCCCAGAGAGGTGGTTGATGCCCAATCAGGCTATGTCTCATCCCCAGGCTGGTACTGGGGTTCTGTGGAGGTGAAATAATCCTCAAGGAAGGACTGCAGGTACTCGAAGGTGGGTCTTTCCTCTGGGTCCAGACGCCAGGTTTGTTCCATGACCTCGTACAGGGATGCTGGGCAGCCTGGGGGGCACGGCATGTGGTAGCCATGCTCCACTTGTTCCAACACTTCGCGGTTATTCATGCCTGGAAGGTAGGGCTCCGTCAGTCAGAGGGCCTAGCCCCTCCTGAAGAAGCAACTAGGAAGAAGCTCTTCCCATGACCACCATtccacctccccatcccccagcaAACCTGGGTAGGGGACTCGGCCCTTGGTGATGAGTTCAGTGAGTAGAATCCCAAAGGACCACACATCTGACTTGATAGTGAATCTGCAAAAGAGGGCAGCCTCAGGGGCTGTCCACTTGATGGGGAACTTGGTCCCTAGAGAGATTGAGGGAGAAGAGAAAGTTAGTGAGGAAATCCCTGGGAATAGCTAGATTAAGAGAATGGCATCTTTGGGAACGGTAACCCTAAGCATAGAGGTCTCTGGGCATAACAGGAAAGACCTGGTATCTAGCCAGAACTTGCTAAGAGTGTACTATACTGCTGGGCACTTTGCAAACATTGTAATAATTCTCATCATAATTATAGCTAACACCTGTATAGcctctaccatgtgccaggcactgttttaagcaATTTACATGCAATAACTCATTTTAACCTTCAGGAAAACCCTGTgagttttattactatttttttttttactgttattatCCTTGTTGTATAGAAGAAGAAAAGGTGGCACTAAGTAGTTAATAACTTGCCCAAATCATAACAACTTCCAAGTGGCTAAGATTCAGACCCAGGCATTCTGGCTACAGCGTTTTTGTTATTACACTCTATGGTCTTTCACTTGAGATTTATagaggtgcctggcacataggaggtGCTTGATAAATATCTATTGTTTGAGTATTTTCATTGGGATTGTTCACTGAGAATCCCACTGTGAGAAAAGACAGctcccagagaggttaagtgacttgcccaaggccacatgaCTGGTAAGTGGAGGagctggatttgaacccagagttGCCTTTTATATTATATTGGAGTAGGAGTGTCCTGGATGGTCTGGGAGGAGGTGGGGCCCCATGGTAGCCCCTTGGTGCACTGGGGAGCTCTTGGAAGGAGGGGTGAGGCAGGGCACCTTGCTGGGGGTTGTACTCGTCATCCTCGATGAGTCGGGCCAGCCCAAAGTCAGCAATCTTGCACACCAGCCGCTCCCCGACGAGGATGTTGGCTGCCCTGAGGTCACGGTGAATATAGTTCATGCGCTCCATGTAGGCCATGCCCTCAGCAACCTGGGGGCAAAGGTACAGAGATGAGGACACCATATTTGTGTAAGTGATCATTTGAAAAATCCTATTTTTCagactgaggcccaaagagagGGGCAGGGTCCTGCCTCAGGTCGCACAGATGGTCCAGGTGTTGGGGCTGCACTTCCAGGAGCAGGCTACGTGCTGGAGGACCCAGGAGTTTGTGGAAGACGATAGGAGGGGCTCCGAGAGATAAAGGCGGCTGTCTCAGCTTACCTGTGCTGCCATGTCCACCAAGTGGGGCAGCTTCAAAACATGGCCCTCCCGGTTCTTGAGGAATTCCAGCAGGCTACCTGGGGAGAAGAACTCAGAAAATCAGCAGCAagaagcagagggtgggatgatttgagagaatagtaccCAAACATAtgtattaccatatgcaaaagagATAACCAGTGCGAGTTTGATGcaggaagcagggcacccaaagctggtgctctgcaatCACCTGAAGGGAtacaggtggggagggaggcgggagggaccTTCAGagtggaggggacacatgtatcccTATGGTCGATTCATactgatgcatggcaaaaaccatcacagtattgtaaagtaattatcctccaaataaaataagttaattaaagaagaaaagaaaagcagcagtTAAGACCCTACTCCCAGCCTTGGGCGTGCCTTCTCTCGCTTGGCCccacctcctgctcccagtcctcTCACCCTAGACCCGCTTCCCCtcaaccccacacacacaccaactcGGGATCCCGCCAGGTGCCTCAACCCCTCACGGATTTCGCCCAGACCGTATTCCCACCGACAACCCTATTCTGCCCAGATGTCTTGGACCGCCCCACAAGGCTCCGCCCCCGGGCACAGACCCCGCCCTGTCTAACTTGGCCCCCGCCCAAACTTCCAGTGTTTTTGTTCTCATTCCGGGACCCCTCACTCGGACCCTGCCCAGCGTTCCTCGTCCCTTCACAAATTGCCACCCCGGTTCCTCCCCTAGATGCACCCACCTTAAACTGGGACTCTCCCTGAAAACCCCGCCTTCCCAGACCCCGCCTCCTGACCCCGCCCCTCACCGTGGCACATGAACTCGGTCACGATGTAGATGGGCTCCTCGGACACCACCGCGTACAGCTGCACCAGCTTGTCGTGGCGCAGCAGCTTCATGATCTGCGCCTCTGCCAGGAAGGCCTTCGGGGACATGGTGCCCGGCTTTAGCGTCTTCACCGCCACCTTGGTGCTGCCGTTCCACGTGCCTGTCGCGTGGAAAGGCTTGTCTGGACCAGCTCCCCGCGGCCCCCAGCCCTCGCCCCGGCCTCAGGCCGATCCCccacaccaccaccccacccacaGCCCCTCCCCCGCTCTCGGGACCTCCGTACCCAGCCACACATCCCCAAAGCAGCCGGTGCCCAGTCGGCGCTCCAGTGTGATGGAGCTGCGGCTGATTTCCCAGGCGTCCTTGGCCAGGCCCAGCGTCTGCGGCTTCATGGTGGTGCAGGCCGCCGTGAGCAGATGGCACAGCCCATCGTTCACCTCTGGGCAGTGGGGCATTGGGAAGTTGAAGGTCAAAGGCAGGCCAGGATGCTCCACATATTCCtcatccccaccccagcctccaagACCAGTTAAAAGGCACTAGGGCACAGCTGAGGGTCACAGGCCAGGGTAGAAGGCAACCCAGCCCACTGAGTAGGTGAAATGTTGGTGCCCAGGGAAGGAGGTGGCACCGGAGGGAGAGATGATTCCTGTAAGGACTGACGGCCTTCCCATAAGAGGTGGCCTCCAGCTGGACCTCCAAGGATAAGATGGGATTCTGACAGGTGGAAATGGACTTGGGAATTCCAGACAAAGGTGTGGACAGGAAGCCTTTGCCCTTCCACACAGCTATGCTCGGCATAACCAACCAAAGCCAAAACCAGGATTGGATGCTAACCTTCTCCTCTACCCTAGAGCCCATCCTCCAAGTCAAGTCAATTCAGTCTCCTACTCAGCTCAGACATTAGGGGGGCGCTCTCCAGCCATGCAGAGCTTcacgcctcagtttcctctggaaACTTACAGAGAAGGATCCTGGGCCAGGCGTCCAGACACTTGGGTTTCTAGTTCCGGTCCAGGCACGATTGCTTTGGGAgccctttcccttccctgggCACCTCAAGTCTCAGCCAATTGGTTCAGGAACCTCAAACGCATGCCAGCCTGAAGGGCGGCCCTCACCAAGGTAGTGCTGCACCAGCTCCTGCACGGAGTCAAACTGGGCCCTCGTTGTGATGTAGTAGCCACCGGTGTCCAGTTTGCGGATCTTGTAATGCTTCACATGATCGCCTCTGGTCTGGTCCCAATCCCGGATGGACAGGGAGTAGGCGCCTGTGGGCAAGGGTCACCTTTGGGTCTGCTTTCCTCCTCACCAGCCCCAGTCTGGAAGcctggggaagcccaaaaggcTGGGGACTCTGAAGTTGGATGGCCATACCCTTTGAACCCAGTCCCCATCTTAGCTCAGTCCCTCCAACCCTGTCCCAAGCCCCACCCCACTGCTcctgaaagtgaagggaaagtgaaagttgctcagtcgtgtccgactctttgcgaccccatggactatacaggaattctccaggctagaatacaggtgtgggtagcctttcctttctccgggggatcttcccaacccagggatcgaacccaggtctcccgaattgcaggcagattcttcacgagttgagccacaagggaagaccactGCTCCTAGCCCCACCCAAATGGCTAGGATGCCCCCACTGGGTGGACGGTGGCAGAGCCCTCACCTTTGGTGGTCTCGCTCTCTCTAATGAGGAAGGCCCCGCGGGAGTTCCCTGGGGAGAGCAGCTGCCTCTCAGCATCCTTCCTCCCGATCTTTCCGAAGTACCACCTGTTGGGAAAGGCCAGCAAGAATCAGATACACCTGGCTTAACCCCCAACTCAGCCTCCAGGGAAAAGTCACCTCACTAGCCAAGATTCGATTTCCTCACCCAGGAAATGGGGATCACACACCTGCTTTGCAGCCTGACAAGGAGGATCACAGAGCAGGGACACAGAgtatgcctggcacacaggaggtgcCCAGTGAAGCTTAGCTTTCTCCTCTTCACTCTCCAGGTTTctctcttattcatttatttggtggCAAGGGATCTTCCTTTCACTGGGAGGGCTTCTCCCTAGCTGGGGCTCACAGAATCTAGAGGGCAGGCTCAAGAGTTgcgtgcatgggtttagttgcccccgtggcacgtgggatctcagctccaggaccaggggttgaaccccagtcccctgcattggaaagtggattcttaatcactgggccactagggaaatcTCCTCTCTGAGTTTCTCTTGAATTAAAATTGCTAGACTTCATCAGGGAGTCACTACAGCTCCTTCCATAGgctcatttacagatgaggaacttgaggttcagagaggggaACTGACCTGCCCACAAGGCTAGCTGATGAGCTCTATCTAAAACCTTTGCCTCCCACCCTACTTCTTTACTCACCAACCCACGCAGTCACTCAGATTCCTCTCTCCACATACTCCTCAAACCCTTTCCTCATTTGGCATCCAGAACAACACCCTTTTCTGctactcttctttcttttttttaaccccttTGGCCATTGAGcatgacttgcaggatcttagttccctgccccagggattgaacccaggccaaggcagtgaaagcgctgagtcctaagtactggaccaccaggaagtccccttttccctctttcctccaCTCTCTAAAGCCTGGATGTTGTTCTAAGTCTCAACTTCAACTCAGACCTCAAGCATTCCTGCTGTCTCTCGGATATACTTCCTGGGACTGAGCTGGAGCC belongs to Capra hircus breed San Clemente chromosome 2, ASM170441v1, whole genome shotgun sequence and includes:
- the FGR gene encoding tyrosine-protein kinase Fgr, producing MGCVFCKKLEPGAKEDDGLEGDFKNYGAADRYGPDPTQSRPASSFSHIPNYNSFSPQPASPAFLDAGTIRGISGIGVTMFIALYDYEARTEDDLTFTKGEKFHILNNTEGDWWEARSLSSGHTGYIPSNYVAPVDSIQAEEWYFGKIGRKDAERQLLSPGNSRGAFLIRESETTKGAYSLSIRDWDQTRGDHVKHYKIRKLDTGGYYITTRAQFDSVQELVQHYLEVNDGLCHLLTAACTTMKPQTLGLAKDAWEISRSSITLERRLGTGCFGDVWLGTWNGSTKVAVKTLKPGTMSPKAFLAEAQIMKLLRHDKLVQLYAVVSEEPIYIVTEFMCHGSLLEFLKNREGHVLKLPHLVDMAAQVAEGMAYMERMNYIHRDLRAANILVGERLVCKIADFGLARLIEDDEYNPQQGTKFPIKWTAPEAALFCRFTIKSDVWSFGILLTELITKGRVPYPGMNNREVLEQVEHGYHMPCPPGCPASLYEVMEQTWRLDPEERPTFEYLQSFLEDYFTSTEPQYQPGDET